The sequence ACTTGAATAATCAGAAAAAAATATTCGCGCAAACACGTAAGGGCATTTACTTAAAAAACGTGGGGGTTAATTTCCAGTTTTTGGCTTGTTTACGACTGCAAATCCTTAACGGCTAAGAACTACCGGGAACATTAATTTCATCATGATGCTATTTCCTCCGCGTTCTAACCAATAGAACGATTCAAAATACTCATGTCAAACAGCTGATCGAATTACTGGCCCATCAATGACTTTAAAATTTTGTAACTACTCAGCAGATCAACAAAACAACTGTGATGAACCGTGTAGGTTGCGGTTGGCGAAAGCCAACCCAACATTTCAAGGCCATGGCGTTAATTGTTAGGTTGCGAAAAACCTTCGCTGAATAATTACCAATTTTTTAATAAAGTAAAAATTGAACTATTCAGTGCTACTAATCATTCCTTCTGGGAGACAGCACCTTGAAGTTAAGCTCATCGCACTGTACCGACAAGCAATAATTGGAGAGGCGGCCCTGCCCGAGACCCAAAATGGTCGGCTCCTACAAAATACGCTGAACTTATCCCGTGTGTCAGGACAATAGTTGCAAAGTTTACTTCTTTTTTATCATGCAAAACTATACGGTTTAACCCGTAAGGGTTTTTACTTACTTGCCAAATAAGTAAAAACCCTTATCATGCGGTCAAGACAATTTACTCAGCCTAAAAGGCTTGGACCAGGAGCCGATTTGGTTAATTCGCATGAAGGTTCTGATATGCAAGCGCTTTTTGCGGTTATTCCTAATGCGCTGCTACTCACCGATAAATTGGGCGTTATCGTTGAGGCAAATCCTGCCGCTCAAAACATGTTTGGCTACAGTGCCGATGCGATGACCGGACTTAGGATTGAGTCTTTGATTCCCGATTATTACCTGACGCATCGTATCTGGCAGCAACATCAAAATCCGCAGGACAAGCGTCTGGCCGATCAGGGAAGGCTGCTTTTCGCACAACGCAGCGATGGCTCACAGTTTCAGATAGATATCCGGTCTAGCGATCTGCAAACGCCAAACAAAGTTTTCATTCTGATTACACTTTACGATATATCCACTCATTGGCCACAAACGCAGCGAATCAGCGAAAATGCAGAAAGCCAACGCGCAATGATCGACCAAGCCATCGTCGGCTTTGTCCGAACTGATCTGATAGGCAACATAACCCTGGCCAATAATTGTTTTAGCACTATCACACATCTTGATCAACACGCGTTATTAGGCATGAACATGCTGACACTGACTCACCCCGATGACCGTCCACGGCATTTTGAACTTTTTCAACGCCTGGTAAAGTTTGATCACTCGTTTACTTTCGAAACGCGCTATCAGCAAAATAAAGAGGAACCGGCCTGGGTCACTCTTTCAGTTTCGCGAATATGCGATGCATTGAGACGGCCATCCGGCACAGTAGCGGTTGTGATGGATATTTCCGCGCGCACTCTCACGTCCCATGCCTTAAAATGCAGCGAGGAGCGATTGGAACTGGCCAAACGTGCCGCAAAGCTCGGTATTTTTGATATTGATTTGATCCAAAATAAAATTCAGTGTGATCGTTTCATTTACGATATTTGGGGGTTTACTTCGGATGAACCGCTCAGTTACGAAAAATTAACAGCGTCCATACATCCGGAAGACAAAACGAGCAGAGATTGGGTCTTTGCGGAAACGCTAAAAAACGGCACTCATGAATATGAAATCGAATACCGGGTCATCAATCAACAAAAGCATCATGAAACCTGGATTTCAGTCAACAGTCATATTTTCTATGAGGGTCAACAGGCAAGCCGGATAGTCGGGGTGGTTCAGGATATTAGTAAACGCAAACTCAGCGAACAGAAAAGCCAGAGAAACCGGACAGCGCTGGGGACTTTACTTAAGCAGCAAGTCGCCAACCAGACTGCATCGGCCATAGCACATGAACTGAACCAGCCATTGACAGCCATTTCAGCTTACAGTGAAGTCGCCCTGAAAACATTACAAAGCAAAACAATCAATGCTGATCAATTAAACAAAGCGCTGCAAGGCTGTATCGAGCAAGCTCACCGTGTCGGCCACACTCTGCACGAATTGCTCAACGTTTTGAATACCAACACAATTAATCTGGAACTCATTGATATCAATACACTGATTATCGATACCCTCACCCATATTCAAGCGGATGATTTTGACGGGGTACACGCCGAACTTCAACTGGAAGCCGGCCTGCCTCCTGTTATCGGTTACCGGATTCAAATTGCAATGGTATTGATCAATCTGATACGCAACAGCATAGAAGCCATCCGCGACGCAAATAGCGCGCCAGGCGCCATTTCGCTCACCGTGCGATCCATCGCCGAAAAGAATTGCGTGCAAATTACGCTGCAAGACAACGGTCCGGGCTTGAAAGAAGACATGGTAAAGAGCATCTTTGAACCCTTTTTTACAACTAAAACAGGAGGTATCGGAATGGGATTAACTATTAGCCGGGCTCTGATTGAGTCTAATGGAGGTCATCTCTGGTTTGATTTAAAGAACGATCCGGGCGCAATTTTTCACTTTACCTTACCATTTGCCGTATGAACGAACAGGATATGACTGTCTTTATCATAGATGATGACACCGCAGTACTGGACTCATTGACGCTAATGATTGAACAGGCTGAATTGAAAGTTCAGGCATTCCAAAGCGCGCACGCCTTTTTGGAATGCTACCGATCCGGTATGAAGGGTTGCGTCATTCTCGATATTAAAATGCCGGAAATAGACGGCATGCAGCTGCAACAAATGCTGATTGATCTGAAAGTGCCGTTACCGATCATTTTTCTCACCGGACACGGCAATATTCCAATGAGCGTCAAAGCAATGAAAAAAGGCGCATCTGATTTCCTCATCAAGCCTATCAAACGGGATAAGCTGATGGCTTGTATTGAATTCGCTTTTGAAGAATGTAAAAACTGGCACTTCAGGCAGGCAAGCCAGCAACACGCCCAGAAATTACTGGCAACGCTGACCGAACGGGAAAAGGAGGTTATGAGGCTGGCGCTGATTGGTCAAGCGAATAAACAAATCGCGGTAGAGTTAGGTATCAGTCACCGGACCGTAGAGATTCACAAAGCCAGAGTCTTGCAAAAAACAGGCGTGGATAATTTGCTTGAGCTGGCGCGCATCGTTGCGGATACGGCGGCATAAAAAATAAGTAATGATCATCAAGTCTTATAATTGAAGTCCCGCGTAGGTTGGGCTGCGTGCTTTTCACAACCCAACACTTAACGCCATGACCTTGAAATGTTGGATTGGCTATCGCCAACCGCAAGCTAAACGGAACATCACCTTTGTCGGGCCACACCCGCGATTGAACCACATTCGATCGCGGGCATGGCCCGCTCCTACGATACAGCCTATGGACTCTAAGCCTACATGTGAGCAAATGGCAGTGATAAATGGAATTTGGCGCCCGGACCGGCATCGGATTCAACCCAAAGCTGTCCGCCGTTTGCTTCAATCAGTGAACGGCTGATAACAAGCCCTAAGCCGATACCGGTTGGCTTGGTGGTAAAAAAAGGATCGAAAATATGTTTGATCGTTTCAGCATCCATCCCTGTCCCATTGTCCTGAATCGTAACTTGAGCCCTGTTCGAGTCGGCCCATGTTCTCACCTTGATAATGATAGAAGCATTTGATTGACCTGATTCACGCACCGCCTCGACGCTGTTGCGTAATAAATTGACCAGCACTTTTTTAACTTGAATCTGGCTGCACAATACCAGGGGTAACGAATCATCCAACTCTAA comes from Methylicorpusculum oleiharenae and encodes:
- a CDS encoding PAS domain S-box protein, which encodes MQALFAVIPNALLLTDKLGVIVEANPAAQNMFGYSADAMTGLRIESLIPDYYLTHRIWQQHQNPQDKRLADQGRLLFAQRSDGSQFQIDIRSSDLQTPNKVFILITLYDISTHWPQTQRISENAESQRAMIDQAIVGFVRTDLIGNITLANNCFSTITHLDQHALLGMNMLTLTHPDDRPRHFELFQRLVKFDHSFTFETRYQQNKEEPAWVTLSVSRICDALRRPSGTVAVVMDISARTLTSHALKCSEERLELAKRAAKLGIFDIDLIQNKIQCDRFIYDIWGFTSDEPLSYEKLTASIHPEDKTSRDWVFAETLKNGTHEYEIEYRVINQQKHHETWISVNSHIFYEGQQASRIVGVVQDISKRKLSEQKSQRNRTALGTLLKQQVANQTASAIAHELNQPLTAISAYSEVALKTLQSKTINADQLNKALQGCIEQAHRVGHTLHELLNVLNTNTINLELIDINTLIIDTLTHIQADDFDGVHAELQLEAGLPPVIGYRIQIAMVLINLIRNSIEAIRDANSAPGAISLTVRSIAEKNCVQITLQDNGPGLKEDMVKSIFEPFFTTKTGGIGMGLTISRALIESNGGHLWFDLKNDPGAIFHFTLPFAV
- a CDS encoding response regulator transcription factor produces the protein MTVFIIDDDTAVLDSLTLMIEQAELKVQAFQSAHAFLECYRSGMKGCVILDIKMPEIDGMQLQQMLIDLKVPLPIIFLTGHGNIPMSVKAMKKGASDFLIKPIKRDKLMACIEFAFEECKNWHFRQASQQHAQKLLATLTEREKEVMRLALIGQANKQIAVELGISHRTVEIHKARVLQKTGVDNLLELARIVADTAA